In one Buchnera aphidicola (Uroleucon sonchi) genomic region, the following are encoded:
- the secA gene encoding preprotein translocase subunit SecA yields the protein MLIKFLNKIFSNRNSRILKKFNKIVYAINKKEESFEKLSDQKLKNQTNLLRLRLKYGETLDDILPEAFATVREASKRIFNMRHFDVQILGGIVLNQQCIAEMRTGEGKTLTSTLPAYLNALTGQGVHIVTMNDYLARRDAEKNTPLFEFLGLTVGLNLSDMSFFSKKQAYLSDITYGTNNEYGFDYLRDNMVFLPEERVQRELNYALVDEVDSILIDEARTPLIISGPAEDTSEVYHTINNIVPFLIAQKQEDSDNFHGIGHFFLDEKSKQVYLTERGLIAVENFLLNEKLIKPGESLYSSHNIILMHHVLSALRAHKLFTRNVDYLVKDDNIIIVDEHTGRAMLGRRWSDGLHQAIEAKENVSIKNENQTLASITFQNYFRLYNKIAGMTGTAATESFEFSSIYNLDTIVIPTNKKMIRKDLPDLVYVTEKEKIHAIIQDIKKCVSLKQPVLVGTVSIEKSEKISQELFQLNIHHNVLNAKFHSQEADIIAQAGKSKSITIATNMAGRGTDIVLGGNLEVELKKKKNLTQKEISVIKKKWKKEHDFVVSIGGLHIIGTERHESRRIDNQLRGRAGRQGDSGSSRFYLSMEDALMRIFASNKIIRMMKKLGLSLNEAIEHPWINKAIENAQKKVESRNFDIRKQLLEYDDVINEQRSIIYTQRNKLINAKDIKNTIYDILRDVLKKNINIYIPENTMKDKWQIIKLEKILNINFHIKISILDWLNIEPNLNCFELEDKIINAAKKKYKQQENLIGIDNMRIVEKTIMLQKLDMLWKEHLSAIDYLRQGIHLRSYAQKDPKQEYKRESFNMFANMLELLKDEVISCLSTMDLFHAKQCVHANQCLKNIVNNRNINRNTICICGSGKKYKHCHGRL from the coding sequence ATGTTAATTAAATTTTTAAACAAAATATTTAGTAATCGTAATAGTCGTATTTTAAAAAAATTCAATAAAATAGTATATGCTATTAATAAAAAAGAAGAAAGTTTTGAAAAGTTATCAGATCAAAAATTAAAAAATCAAACCAATTTATTACGATTACGATTAAAATATGGAGAAACTTTAGATGACATATTACCTGAAGCATTTGCTACAGTTCGCGAAGCAAGTAAACGTATATTTAATATGAGACATTTTGATGTTCAAATATTAGGAGGTATAGTTTTAAATCAACAATGTATTGCAGAAATGAGAACAGGTGAAGGAAAAACTTTAACATCTACATTACCAGCTTATCTTAATGCATTAACCGGTCAAGGGGTGCATATAGTTACAATGAATGATTATTTAGCTCGTAGAGATGCTGAAAAAAATACTCCTTTATTTGAATTTCTTGGCTTAACAGTAGGTTTAAATTTGTCTGATATGTCTTTTTTTTCTAAAAAACAAGCTTATTTATCTGATATTACTTATGGTACTAATAATGAATATGGATTTGATTATTTACGTGATAATATGGTATTTCTTCCCGAAGAAAGAGTACAAAGAGAATTAAATTATGCATTAGTCGATGAAGTTGATTCTATTTTAATTGATGAAGCCCGAACTCCTTTAATTATTTCAGGTCCTGCAGAAGATACTTCTGAAGTATATCATACAATCAATAATATTGTTCCTTTTTTAATTGCTCAGAAACAAGAAGATTCAGATAATTTTCATGGAATTGGTCATTTTTTTCTTGATGAAAAATCAAAACAAGTATATTTAACAGAGCGAGGATTAATAGCTGTTGAAAATTTTTTATTAAATGAAAAATTAATCAAACCGGGTGAATCGTTATACTCATCTCATAACATCATATTAATGCATCATGTGTTATCTGCATTACGTGCGCATAAATTATTCACACGTAATGTTGATTATCTTGTTAAAGATGACAACATAATTATTGTTGATGAGCATACTGGACGAGCTATGTTAGGTAGAAGATGGTCAGATGGATTGCATCAAGCAATAGAGGCTAAAGAAAATGTTTCTATTAAAAATGAAAATCAAACTTTAGCATCTATTACATTTCAAAATTATTTTCGTTTATATAATAAAATAGCGGGCATGACAGGAACTGCTGCAACTGAATCTTTTGAATTTAGTTCTATTTATAACCTTGATACTATTGTAATACCAACAAATAAAAAAATGATACGTAAAGATTTGCCTGATTTAGTGTATGTGACTGAAAAAGAAAAAATTCATGCTATTATTCAGGACATTAAAAAATGCGTATCTTTAAAACAACCTGTATTAGTAGGTACAGTCTCTATTGAAAAATCAGAAAAAATTTCGCAAGAATTGTTTCAATTAAATATTCATCATAATGTTTTAAATGCTAAATTTCACTCTCAAGAAGCTGATATTATAGCTCAAGCAGGTAAGTCTAAATCAATTACTATTGCTACTAATATGGCTGGACGAGGTACAGATATAGTTCTAGGAGGAAATTTAGAAGTAGAATTAAAGAAAAAGAAAAATCTAACCCAAAAAGAAATAAGTGTAATTAAAAAAAAATGGAAAAAAGAACATGATTTCGTTGTTTCTATTGGTGGTTTACATATAATTGGCACTGAACGTCATGAATCAAGACGCATTGATAACCAATTAAGAGGTCGTGCTGGTCGTCAAGGAGACAGTGGTTCGTCTCGTTTTTATTTGTCTATGGAAGACGCATTGATGCGTATTTTTGCATCTAATAAAATTATTCGTATGATGAAAAAGTTAGGATTATCTTTAAATGAAGCTATTGAGCATCCTTGGATTAATAAAGCTATAGAAAACGCCCAAAAAAAAGTAGAAAGTAGAAATTTTGATATTAGAAAACAATTATTAGAATATGATGATGTAATTAATGAGCAGCGCAGTATAATTTATACTCAAAGAAATAAATTAATTAATGCAAAAGATATAAAAAATACAATATATGATATTTTGAGAGATGTTTTAAAAAAGAATATTAATATATATATACCAGAAAATACCATGAAAGATAAGTGGCAAATTATTAAATTAGAAAAAATATTAAATATTAATTTTCATATTAAAATATCAATTTTAGACTGGTTAAATATAGAACCTAATTTAAATTGTTTTGAATTAGAAGATAAAATTATTAACGCTGCTAAAAAAAAATATAAACAACAAGAAAATCTAATTGGTATAGATAATATGCGTATAGTTGAAAAAACAATTATGTTACAAAAATTAGACATGTTATGGAAAGAGCATTTATCTGCAATAGATTATTTGAGACAAGGTATTCACTTAAGAAGTTATGCCCAAAAAGATCCGAAACAAGAGTATAAAAGAGAATCTTTTAACATGTTTGCTAACATGTTAGAATTATTAAAAGATGAAGTAATATCATGTTTAAGTACAATGGATTTGTTTCATGCAAAACAATGCGTGCATGCTAATCAATGTTTAAAAAATATTGTAAATAATAGAAATATTAATCGAAACACAATATGTATTTGTGGATCAGGAAAAAAATATAAACATTGTCATGGTCGCTTGTAA
- the coaE gene encoding dephospho-CoA kinase (Dephospho-CoA kinase (CoaE) performs the final step in coenzyme A biosynthesis.) encodes MTYIVALTGGIGSGKTTCSNHFKKLGIDIIDTDVIAKNILNNNITISYAVKKKIGKKILNTDNSINRSLLRKQILNNPNDRLWLEDLLHPKIYKETEYQIKHVKSIWCLWVVPLLVEKRLENKVNRILLVDISIKEQIKRIIKRDKIHRTEAKKIIAIQATRKQRISIADDIIFNKKNNTNMRLSVHYLNLFYIYLSTKYKKNKINVKKNYLTKFY; translated from the coding sequence ATGACATATATTGTAGCACTTACTGGCGGTATTGGTAGCGGAAAAACTACTTGCTCTAATCATTTTAAAAAATTAGGTATTGATATAATTGATACTGATGTTATAGCAAAAAATATACTAAATAATAATATTACGATATCATATGCTGTAAAAAAAAAAATTGGAAAAAAAATATTAAATACAGACAATTCAATTAATAGATCTTTATTAAGAAAACAAATTTTAAATAACCCAAATGATCGTTTATGGCTAGAAGATCTATTACATCCAAAGATTTATAAAGAAACTGAATATCAAATAAAACATGTAAAATCAATTTGGTGTTTATGGGTAGTGCCTTTATTAGTTGAAAAACGCTTAGAAAATAAAGTTAATAGAATTCTATTAGTTGATATATCAATAAAAGAACAAATAAAACGAATTATCAAAAGAGATAAAATCCATCGTACAGAAGCAAAAAAAATTATTGCAATTCAAGCTACTAGAAAACAAAGAATTTCTATAGCTGACGATATCATTTTTAATAAAAAAAATAATACAAATATGCGCTTATCTGTTCATTATTTAAATTTATTTTATATATATCTTTCAACAAAATATAAAAAAAATAAAATAAATGTTAAAAAAAATTATTTAACAAAATTTTATTGA
- the aceE gene encoding pyruvate dehydrogenase (acetyl-transferring), homodimeric type — protein sequence MSENLYHDVDPIETSDWVQAIESVIHQEGRERAYFLIEKILKKSKISRVNFFRSFFNSDYINTIDKEDECEYPGDLILEKNIRSAVRWNAIMMVLRASKKNLELGGHLSSFQSSATIYEICFNHFFRSSSDEDGGDLVYFQGHIAPGIYARAFLEGRLSEEQLNNFRQEVNGKGLSSYPHPKLMPNFWQFPTVSMGLGPICAIYQAKFLKYLQNRRLKNTSQQTVYAFLGDGEMDEPESKGAISVAVREKLDNLIFVINCNLQRLDGPVTGNGKIINELESFFYGAGWKVIKVIWGSNWDALFKKDTTGKLIQLMNETVDGDYQTFKSKNGAYIRKYFFGKYKETYELVKDMTDEEIWKLNRGGHDPKKMFNAFKRAKETQNKPTVILAHTIKGYGMGVTAEGQNIAHQIKKINIEGITYIRNRFNIPICDSNINELPYITLKKDSKEYNYIHAQRKKLGGYIPCRLDKFTNKLTIPDLSDFKLLLTEQKKEISTTIAFIRFLNIILKNHTLKDLIVPIIADEARTFGMEGLFRKIGIYNSSGQKYIPQDREQLAYYKEDKKGQILQEGINELGAASSWLAAATSYSTNNFPMIPFYIYYSIFGFQRIGDLFWASGDQQARGFLIGATSGRTTLNGEGLQHEDGHSHIQSLTIPNCISYDPAFAYEVAVIIQDGLRRMYGSNQENIYYYITTINENFYMPAMPVGVEQGICKGIYKLKTLYSSTKLKVQLMGSGAILHSVCKAAEILLTDYFITTDIYSVTSFTELARNGQDCVRWNMLHPKKNNKIPYIQQVMNTSPTVIATDYMKLFAEQICNYIPARAYHVLGTDGFGRSDSRDQLRIHFEVSIHYIVIAALSLLAKIKHIHTQVVEDAIIKFKIDPDKINPRLA from the coding sequence ATGTCAGAAAATTTATATCATGATGTGGATCCAATTGAAACTAGTGATTGGGTGCAAGCTATTGAATCTGTTATTCATCAAGAAGGTCGTGAAAGAGCATATTTTTTAATAGAAAAAATTTTAAAAAAATCTAAAATTAGTCGAGTAAATTTTTTTAGATCTTTTTTTAATAGTGATTACATCAATACTATTGATAAAGAAGATGAATGCGAATATCCTGGCGATCTTATATTAGAAAAAAATATTCGTTCAGCTGTACGTTGGAATGCTATTATGATGGTATTACGTGCATCAAAAAAAAATTTAGAATTAGGGGGGCACTTATCATCTTTTCAATCTTCAGCTACAATATATGAAATATGTTTTAATCATTTTTTTCGTTCTAGTAGTGATGAAGACGGCGGTGATTTAGTTTATTTTCAAGGTCATATCGCTCCTGGTATTTATGCTCGTGCATTTTTAGAAGGACGTTTATCTGAAGAGCAATTAAATAATTTTAGACAAGAAGTCAATGGAAAAGGTTTATCATCTTATCCTCATCCTAAATTGATGCCAAATTTTTGGCAATTTCCTACTGTATCTATGGGTTTGGGTCCAATTTGCGCTATTTATCAAGCAAAATTTTTAAAATATTTACAAAATAGAAGATTAAAAAATACTTCTCAGCAAACAGTATATGCTTTTTTAGGAGATGGTGAAATGGATGAGCCAGAATCTAAAGGTGCTATTTCTGTTGCAGTTCGTGAAAAATTAGATAATTTAATATTTGTAATTAACTGTAATTTGCAAAGATTAGATGGACCAGTGACAGGTAATGGTAAAATTATTAATGAATTAGAAAGTTTTTTTTATGGAGCTGGATGGAAAGTAATTAAAGTAATTTGGGGAAGTAATTGGGATGCTTTATTCAAAAAAGATACAACTGGTAAATTAATACAATTAATGAATGAAACTGTTGATGGTGATTATCAAACTTTTAAATCAAAAAATGGAGCATACATTCGTAAATATTTTTTTGGAAAATATAAAGAAACATATGAATTAGTAAAAGATATGACAGATGAAGAAATATGGAAATTAAATCGAGGAGGACATGATCCTAAAAAAATGTTCAATGCTTTTAAAAGAGCGAAAGAAACTCAAAATAAACCAACTGTGATTTTAGCACATACTATTAAAGGTTATGGTATGGGAGTAACTGCGGAAGGTCAAAATATTGCTCATCAAATAAAAAAAATTAATATAGAAGGTATAACATATATTCGAAATCGTTTCAATATTCCTATATGTGATAGTAATATTAATGAATTGCCATATATTACATTGAAAAAAGATTCTAAAGAATATAATTATATACATGCTCAAAGAAAAAAATTAGGTGGTTATATTCCTTGTCGTTTAGATAAATTTACTAATAAATTAACTATCCCTGATTTAAGCGACTTTAAATTATTATTAACAGAACAAAAAAAAGAAATTTCTACAACTATTGCTTTTATTCGTTTTTTAAATATTATTTTAAAAAATCATACTTTAAAAGATTTAATAGTTCCTATTATTGCTGATGAAGCACGTACATTTGGCATGGAAGGTTTATTTCGTAAAATAGGTATTTATAATTCTAGTGGTCAAAAATATATCCCTCAAGATCGAGAACAATTAGCGTATTATAAAGAAGATAAGAAAGGGCAAATATTACAAGAAGGAATTAATGAATTAGGTGCTGCTTCATCTTGGTTGGCTGCAGCAACTTCTTATAGTACTAATAATTTTCCTATGATTCCTTTTTATATTTATTATTCAATATTTGGTTTTCAAAGAATAGGTGATTTATTTTGGGCGTCTGGTGATCAGCAAGCTCGAGGTTTTTTAATTGGGGCTACATCTGGACGAACTACTTTAAATGGTGAAGGTTTACAACATGAAGATGGACATAGTCATATACAATCTTTAACTATACCTAATTGTATATCTTATGATCCTGCATTTGCTTATGAAGTCGCTGTAATTATACAAGATGGATTAAGACGAATGTATGGTTCTAACCAAGAAAATATATATTACTATATTACTACTATTAATGAAAATTTTTATATGCCAGCTATGCCGGTAGGTGTTGAACAAGGTATTTGTAAAGGTATTTATAAATTGAAAACTTTATACAGTTCTACTAAATTAAAAGTACAATTAATGGGATCTGGTGCTATCTTACATTCTGTTTGTAAAGCTGCAGAAATTTTATTAACAGATTATTTTATCACAACCGATATATATAGTGTTACTTCTTTTACAGAACTAGCTAGAAATGGTCAAGATTGTGTACGATGGAATATGTTGCATCCTAAAAAAAATAATAAAATACCATATATTCAACAAGTAATGAATACTAGCCCGACTGTGATAGCTACTGATTATATGAAATTATTTGCTGAACAAATTTGTAATTACATTCCTGCAAGAGCATATCATGTTTTAGGAACAGATGGTTTTGGTCGTTCAGATAGTCGTGATCAATTACGTATTCATTTTGAAGTTAGCATTCATTATATAGTTATAGCGGCTTTGAGTTTATTAGCTAAAATTAAACATATTCACACTCAAGTAGTTGAAGATGCAATTATTAAATTTAAGATTGATCCTGATAAAATTAATCCGCGTTTAGCTTAA
- a CDS encoding 2-oxo acid dehydrogenase subunit E2, which produces MPDIGADELEVIEILVNLNEHIELEQGLITVEGDKTSMEIPSPHTGVVKEIYIQIGSKVKINSAIMMLEVDNENTFSSNTKKQQSDLLNNFKKDKICHATPVIRRLARNLNIDLHKVIATGPKNRILKKDLELYQHNYLEKNNQINHHNSNKLSTLELELNSNQKIVSYNLHQNWINIPHVTQFDEVNVTVLEEFRRNYNTKKKHHTQIHHNITMLVFIIKVVSYALEKFPIFNSSLSVDNKKIILKKYINIGIAVDVNDELYVPVLKNTNKKNIEQLSNELRCLLKKAKSKKLKISDMTSGSFTISNLGSIGGSFFSPIINAPEVAILGVSKIQIKPWWNGKEFIPSSILPLSLSYDHRVINGANAARFITFINQILSDIHFFIM; this is translated from the coding sequence ATGCCCGATATTGGAGCAGATGAATTAGAGGTAATAGAAATATTAGTTAATCTTAATGAGCATATAGAATTAGAACAAGGTTTAATTACTGTAGAAGGAGATAAAACTTCTATGGAAATACCATCTCCTCACACAGGAGTCGTAAAAGAGATTTATATACAAATTGGTTCAAAAGTTAAAATAAATTCTGCTATTATGATGCTAGAGGTAGATAATGAAAATACTTTTTCATCTAATACAAAAAAACAACAATCTGATTTATTAAACAACTTTAAAAAAGATAAAATTTGTCATGCAACTCCAGTTATTCGGCGTTTAGCTCGAAATTTAAATATTGATTTACATAAAGTTATTGCTACAGGCCCTAAAAATCGTATATTAAAAAAAGATTTGGAATTATATCAACATAACTATTTAGAAAAAAATAATCAAATTAATCATCATAATTCTAATAAATTATCAACATTAGAGCTAGAATTAAATAGTAATCAAAAAATAGTTAGTTATAATCTTCATCAAAATTGGATTAATATACCGCATGTTACACAATTTGATGAAGTTAATGTAACTGTATTAGAAGAATTTCGTAGAAATTATAATACTAAAAAAAAACATCATACACAAATTCATCACAATATCACTATGTTGGTTTTTATTATTAAAGTTGTATCATATGCATTGGAAAAGTTTCCTATTTTTAATAGTTCTTTAAGCGTAGATAATAAAAAAATTATTTTAAAAAAATATATTAATATTGGTATTGCTGTAGATGTTAATGATGAATTATATGTTCCTGTTTTAAAAAATACTAATAAAAAAAATATTGAACAATTATCTAATGAATTAAGATGTCTTTTAAAAAAAGCAAAATCAAAAAAATTAAAAATTTCAGATATGACATCAGGATCTTTTACCATTTCTAATTTAGGAAGTATTGGAGGAAGTTTTTTTTCTCCTATTATTAATGCTCCTGAAGTTGCAATTCTTGGTGTGTCAAAAATTCAAATAAAACCATGGTGGAATGGAAAAGAATTTATACCATCATCAATATTACCATTATCTTTATCTTATGACCATCGTGTAATTAATGGCGCTAATGCAGCTCGTTTTATTACGTTTATTAATCAAATATTATCTGATATACATTTTTTTATTATGTAA